Below is a genomic region from Neosynechococcus sphagnicola sy1.
GAGCAACAGCTGAGTTTGGGGTTCACGACCTATCAAGCGGGGAAGTTATTCCTCTTGGGGTTTAAAACCCGACGGCTCCCTCTCGATCTTTGAACGCACCTTCGAGCGGTGTATGGGGTTGTGGGCGGATGGATCGCAGTTGTATTTAAGTACGCTCTATCAACTCTGGCGGTTTGATAATGCCCTCGAGCCTGGGCAGTTGTATCAAGGCTACGATCG
It encodes:
- a CDS encoding TIGR03032 family protein; its protein translation is MIATASDHASPPGLEINCSRQFTAWLAEQQLSLGFTTYQAGKLFLLGFKTRRLPLDL